The DNA sequence GCAAGTTTTCTAGGCCCCGGATATCTGTTTTTAAGCAGCAGtctaaaaacagacattttttggaatgCATTTCTGGATCAGCTCTTTCTTGATGGATGAAGTTGCAGAAGCGGCTTTTTTCCCACAATATGTGGATGAAAATCTTTTTAGCCTCAAACAACGGATGCTTGTGCCATGTGGATTGGACTACTTACCACAAGACAGTCAGTGAATAAGATAATTGAGATAACTTTATTGTAGGCTGGTGGAGTGATAGTCCTAAAGGGTACATTGACAAATGGGCTGTTTGTTGCTCCGATAAAGCCAAGCCCGCTAACAGAAGAACgttattttctgtgtgtttgtagatCCTGTTCCAGCTTCGCCAGCTCTTCAAGGCCAGATTGGAGCCAGCGCCCCAGGCCAACGGAGTTGTGCGCTTCTTCTGTGACCCTACCTTCTGGGCCAAAAATGTGGTTAATCTAGGTGAAAGAGGCAGCAGTATTATAAATATCCCTCATCAGTcaatatttctctgttttatgtattgaatttaaatttctttttgatttattCTAATCAAGATTAGAAAAACACAGTCATAATTTGCCACTGCAGTGTGCTTcaacatatattttttggtCCTTCCATGCTTCTTTCTGCATGATAAATCATGCTGTCCAGAGCATGTGCATGTCTTTACATTGTCAATGTTCCCGTGGATCCTTAAATAGTGTTAAAAGGCAtctaattaatctaaaaatggGGCCTTAAGTGGTATTGAAATGACTTTAAATAATCtcacaaatgtcttaaaattctcaGACATtggaagtaggatttttttatgttacattttaaaatatcaaaataattggtaacatctgttttttggtAGAACAGTTTCATAAATTCATCTTCTTAAActtgtcatgatgggaattCAAGCTGTTGAATCTCACCTGCAGAGTTAGAAACACagaattgctaaaaaaaaactgactaaaaaTACCAGATATTTCCTGCATCTGTTGGTAAACTAAAtagataatataatatgttcattgtccTCCATGTATTCCACTCTGAAAAggactgtttttgtaaacatttgacctagataatctaactttttcactggacaaaaacgtcatttttaatgttacattaaacATTGGGCGAAATAAAACTGTCCTTTAATTCCAGTTATTAGAAatttggtcttaaacttaaattcgagtgacattaaaaaagccttaaatattACTTggcttaagctgcaggaaccctgctaACTGTTCTTTTTAATGTAGGTAATTTGGTAATCGAAAAGCCGCCACCACCTGCACAGCCACCTGGTGTGATGGTAGGAGGACCCCCCATTTCTCCAGGCCAAGGTCACCACGGGAAACACCCGGGACAGATCAACCTGGCTCAGCTCCGGCTGCAGCACATGCAGCAGGCGGCATACGcacagcagaagcagcagcagcaacaacagcagcagcaccagcagcagatCCAGCAACAGATGCGAATCGCCTCCCAGATGTCTCAGCAGCATGCCAGACAGGCCGGCCCACCCATGGCTCAGCAGCAGGTACGGAAAAACATTCAGCAGTCAAGGTACTGTTAATACAGTGAAAAAACTACTCCAATCGATCACCCTAGTAACTCCCAAAAATATTAGGAGCATacttcaacattttattctcGGTGCTCCGacaatttttaaattcattttttattccaGTATTATGTCTCTCCAGACCTCTGAGAGCTTTACCAGATGGTGTTCTGTCTATACAGGATTAGGAATGTTTAAAAAGGACCAGTCTGAGAGGATTTGGTGACAAACTTTTGTGAGTCTTAATCCTAGATGATCATATCTGTGCATCTCAACAAATTTCAATATCGTGGAAAAGTTTAGTGTTTTCCATCAGTTATTcaagaaagtgaaaatgtaatatactCTAGATTCATCACATGTAAACTTtaaattttgatgattatgaCCTACAgccagaaaaatgtgaaaaagcatgtttcaaaatattagaatatttccttgtatcatttaaaaaatgatttacaaaacagaaatgtccaaCTTCTGAAAGGCATGTTCATTTATACACTCAATAGTTGGTCTGGGCTCCTTTACTAAGAATTCCTGCATCAATACGGCGTGGCATGGAGGCAATCAACCTGTGGCAATGTTCAGGTGTTATTGAAGCCCAGGTTCAGCTGGTCTGTATTTTTGGGTAGGTTGTCGCTCATCTTTCTCTTACCCCAAATCCCCATAGAAAATATATGGGGTTTCAGGTCAGGCGAGTTGGCTGGCCAATCAACCACACTAATATCATGGTCAGCAAAACATTTGGAAGTAGTTTTTGCACTGTGGGCAGGCACCAAGTCCTGCTGGAAAAGAACATGGCATCTCAATAAAGCTTGTCAGCAGATGGAAGCATGAAGCGCTCTAAAATCTCTTGGTAGAAAGCTGCATTGATTTTGGACTTGATAAAACACAGTGGAGCAACATGGCACCCCAAATCATCACCGACTGCGGAAACTTCACACCGGACACCTGGATTCTGTGCCTCTCCACTCTTCCTCCACACTCTAGGACCTTGACTTCtaaatgaaatgcaaactttACTATAATCTGTAAAGAGGACTTTGGTCACTGAGCAACAGTCTAGTTCTTCTTTTCCTTGCCCCAGATAAGACGCCTCTGATGTTGTCTCAGAGCGGCTAGACATTAAGAATGCGACTGTTATAGCCCCTTTCCCGAAGACGTCAGGAAATGTGCATGGTGGCTATTGATGCACCGACACCAGCCTCAGTCCACTCCCTGCGAGAGGGGGGATCGAGTAAACTTTTAGCCTGTT is a window from the Plectropomus leopardus isolate mb unplaced genomic scaffold, YSFRI_Pleo_2.0 unplaced_scaffold13029, whole genome shotgun sequence genome containing:
- the LOC121963873 gene encoding E3 ubiquitin-protein ligase TRIM33-like, giving the protein ILFQLRQLFKARLEPAPQANGVVRFFCDPTFWAKNVVNLGNLVIEKPPPPAQPPGVMVGGPPISPGQGHHGKHPGQINLAQLRLQHMQQAAYAQQKQQQQQQQQHQQQIQQQMRIASQMSQQHARQAGPPMAQQQ